DNA from Gemmatimonadaceae bacterium:
GTGACGCGAGGCCGCGTGATGCGGAGCCTTTGCCCGGCGCTTCTTTGGCGGCTCGAGGATCGTCCCTCGACATTTGGCCGTGCCGCAGCGGCACACATAGAGCGCCTCGTCTTCTTCCGTCGTGTCCTTGTCCCGCGAGTAGCTGTAGTCGTAGCTCAGCTCCTCACCCTTTCGAATGGGCTTGATCGCCTCGATGAAGATGCGATTCTGTTCGTCGACCGCCTCGCAGTTCGGGTCGCACGAGTGATTGATGAAGCGCGCGTCGTTGCCGTCGAACGCCGCGTCGATGATGGTGCGCTTGTTGACCGTGAACAGAAAGGTGTGGTGGCGCTTCACCTTCGTGTCGTCGTAACGTCGATCCGCTTCGGCCCACGAGATACGCTCGCCCAGATATTCGACGATCCGCTCGCCCTTGCGAATGTCACGCGTCGCGTAGCCACCGCGTCCCTGAATGCTCGACTTGCGGACCACGAACGGCGGATCGACCGGCACGTACGGGACCTTTTTCTTTCGAGTCGCCATGTCAGGCCTTCGCGGCGAGCGTCGTTGCCACACGCTTGCGGAACAGCTCGAGCACCGCCTGGGCCGCCGGGCTGTGCGCGGTCATCCACTCCGCGTTGCGAAACGCGATTGGGCTGATCTTTGCCCGGTACTCGGCCAGGTAGGGCTCCACCTTGGCGAAGACGAACATCCCCTCGCCGCAGCTCTCCATCATGAAGTCGGCGTGCAGCACGCCGTGCTTGACCATGCCGTAGACCATTTCCCAATACGAGCTCACCTGCCGAAAGGCGGGGTTGAGCGGGTGGTCGCCCTTGGTGAAGGCGAGGACGTCGTCAAACGTCCGAGGCCAGAACTCCGCGTTGATCAACCGGCGCGACTCCCGCATCACCGCGTCCCTGCGCAGCTCATAGAGCTTGATGACGAGTTCGGCGTCGTGGTGGTCCGGGTAGTCCTTGGTCAGCATGAATGGGGATTCGAGGGATTGGAAGGCACGGCACGTCAGGGGCGGAAAATGCCCAATTGGTGCAGGCCGTGCCAGTCACCATGTTCCTCGGCTGAACCGGCATGCGGAAGGAACAGCGTGTCCCTCG
Protein-coding regions in this window:
- a CDS encoding SET domain-containing protein-lysine N-methyltransferase — translated: MATRKKKVPYVPVDPPFVVRKSSIQGRGGYATRDIRKGERIVEYLGERISWAEADRRYDDTKVKRHHTFLFTVNKRTIIDAAFDGNDARFINHSCDPNCEAVDEQNRIFIEAIKPIRKGEELSYDYSYSRDKDTTEEDEALYVCRCGTAKCRGTILEPPKKRRAKAPHHAASRHPGKQRKVGQAGKSKKRRSAAR